Proteins from a genomic interval of Uloborus diversus isolate 005 chromosome 4, Udiv.v.3.1, whole genome shotgun sequence:
- the LOC129220117 gene encoding uncharacterized protein LOC129220117 isoform X1, which translates to MRLKGCTLAGVTTLLICLLVPTQGRKLHHKSSFKHSHLERIHDSDKSEHHSKDKELFNFVSHHDDREECHKAALHKCGQTFLRAHKLLSYLDDDRVAFRTKCGVRTAFFDCLKTTREKICERQYKHYYKFEPDFRKKLTDTLWATRVCVLGVKSFRSL; encoded by the exons ATGAGGCTAAAGGGCTGCACCTTAGCTGGTGTGACAACCCTCCTCATCTGTCTGTTAGTGCCAACTCAAGGAAGGAAACTTCATCACAAATCGTCATTTAAGCATTCCCACCTAGAGAG AATTCACGATTCTGATAAATCAGAGCATCATTCGAAAGACAAAGAGTTATTTAATTTCGTATCACATCATGACGATAGAG AAGAGTGCCATAAAGCTGCTTTACACAAATGTGGCCAGACTTTCTTGAGAGCACACAAGTTGCTGTCTTACCTCGACGACGACAGAGTAGCTTTTAGAACGAAGTGCGGGGTCAGAACA gcATTCTTCGACTGCTTGAAAACGACGAGAGAGAAAATATGTGAACGGCAGTACAAACACTACTACAAATTCGAACCCGACTTCCGAAAGAAATTGACCGATACCTTGTGGGCGACACGTGTCTGCGTACTCGGTGTTAAAAGCTTCCGTTCCTTGTAA
- the LOC129220117 gene encoding uncharacterized protein LOC129220117 isoform X2: MRLKGCTLAGVTTLLICLLVPTQGRKLHHKSSFKHSHLERIHDSDKSEHHSKDKELFNFVSHHDDRECHKAALHKCGQTFLRAHKLLSYLDDDRVAFRTKCGVRTAFFDCLKTTREKICERQYKHYYKFEPDFRKKLTDTLWATRVCVLGVKSFRSL; the protein is encoded by the exons ATGAGGCTAAAGGGCTGCACCTTAGCTGGTGTGACAACCCTCCTCATCTGTCTGTTAGTGCCAACTCAAGGAAGGAAACTTCATCACAAATCGTCATTTAAGCATTCCCACCTAGAGAG AATTCACGATTCTGATAAATCAGAGCATCATTCGAAAGACAAAGAGTTATTTAATTTCGTATCACATCATGACGATAGAG AGTGCCATAAAGCTGCTTTACACAAATGTGGCCAGACTTTCTTGAGAGCACACAAGTTGCTGTCTTACCTCGACGACGACAGAGTAGCTTTTAGAACGAAGTGCGGGGTCAGAACA gcATTCTTCGACTGCTTGAAAACGACGAGAGAGAAAATATGTGAACGGCAGTACAAACACTACTACAAATTCGAACCCGACTTCCGAAAGAAATTGACCGATACCTTGTGGGCGACACGTGTCTGCGTACTCGGTGTTAAAAGCTTCCGTTCCTTGTAA